One window from the genome of Gemmatimonadaceae bacterium encodes:
- a CDS encoding 2Fe-2S iron-sulfur cluster-binding protein — protein MADKLVNVTIEGRAVSVPAGTSILEAAKAAGVLIPHYCYHPGLPVAGVCRMCLVEVEKAPKLAPSCATSVAEGQVVRVHTDKALEARRGVLEMLLINHPLDCPICDQAGECELQDYTYQEGRPEGRYREPKRFNPVEDFGGDVIYVANRCILCTRCVRFMDDVAHHPILNVSERGDRAVIGKFEGEDMTHPWAGNVIDLCPVGALLSKDALNKARAWELDRAASVCPNCSQGCNMMIETRDNQVVRMRPRPNEDVNKYFMCDHGRLNYRWLNRRDRVDVPMVRNGASLAGCDWDRALADATKLITGKRVFVLASPMLSNEALFVLSEIVKRTGGAGAFRVTRGPEVPLPGVDDLSLRADRAANVRGAEVLGFTRSDRPLEKVAAGDVLLVADEELAGEDAAGAARAATTIVVGTTLPFWARHTAAVVLPIANMSEEEGTFTNLRGRVQRFMQAKAAPGFARPSWFVFSDLLAALGGSAGGGLPSDVFAALAAARPEFSGMSYDALGMKGAMIAGAIAEASA, from the coding sequence ATGGCAGATAAGCTGGTCAACGTAACGATCGAAGGGCGCGCGGTGTCAGTGCCGGCGGGGACGTCGATCCTCGAGGCGGCAAAAGCGGCGGGCGTGCTGATCCCGCACTATTGCTATCACCCGGGGCTTCCGGTTGCCGGCGTATGCCGCATGTGCCTTGTCGAGGTCGAGAAGGCGCCGAAGCTCGCGCCATCGTGCGCGACGTCAGTCGCCGAAGGGCAGGTCGTCCGCGTGCACACCGACAAGGCACTCGAGGCGCGGCGGGGCGTCCTCGAGATGTTGCTCATCAACCATCCGCTCGATTGTCCGATCTGCGATCAGGCCGGCGAGTGCGAGCTGCAGGACTACACGTATCAGGAAGGGCGTCCCGAAGGACGCTACCGCGAGCCGAAGCGATTCAATCCCGTCGAGGATTTCGGCGGCGACGTTATCTACGTCGCGAATAGATGTATTCTGTGCACACGCTGCGTGCGTTTCATGGATGATGTCGCTCATCATCCGATCCTCAACGTCTCGGAGCGCGGGGATCGCGCGGTGATCGGCAAGTTCGAGGGCGAGGATATGACGCACCCATGGGCCGGGAACGTCATCGATCTCTGTCCGGTCGGTGCGCTGCTCTCCAAGGACGCGCTGAACAAGGCGCGCGCGTGGGAGCTCGATCGCGCCGCATCCGTGTGCCCAAACTGCTCGCAGGGCTGCAACATGATGATCGAAACGCGCGACAATCAGGTCGTGCGTATGCGGCCGCGACCTAACGAGGATGTCAACAAGTACTTCATGTGCGACCACGGCCGCCTGAATTATCGGTGGCTGAATCGCCGCGATCGCGTCGACGTGCCGATGGTGCGCAATGGGGCGTCGCTCGCGGGCTGCGATTGGGATCGCGCGCTCGCCGATGCGACGAAGCTCATCACCGGCAAGCGCGTCTTCGTGCTCGCGTCGCCGATGCTTTCGAACGAAGCGCTGTTCGTGTTGTCGGAGATCGTGAAGCGCACTGGCGGCGCCGGGGCATTCCGCGTCACGAGGGGGCCGGAGGTGCCGTTGCCCGGGGTCGACGATCTCTCGTTGCGCGCCGATCGCGCCGCGAACGTGCGCGGCGCAGAGGTCCTCGGCTTCACGCGCAGTGATCGTCCACTCGAGAAGGTCGCCGCTGGTGACGTGCTCCTCGTCGCCGACGAGGAGCTTGCTGGTGAAGATGCCGCGGGCGCGGCGCGCGCCGCGACGACGATCGTCGTCGGTACCACGCTTCCGTTCTGGGCGCGTCACACGGCGGCCGTCGTCCTCCCGATCGCGAACATGAGCGAGGAAGAGGGCACGTTCACCAATTTGCGCGGGCGGGTCCAGCGCTTCATGCAGGCGAAAGCAGCGCCTGGCTTCGCTCGACCAAGCTGGTTCGTGTTCTCGGATCTGCTCGCCGCGTTAGGCGGTTCGGCTGGCGGCGGGCTGCCCAGTGACGTATTTGCGGCGCTCGCCGCGGCGCGTCCCGAGTTCAGCGGGATGTCGTACGATGCGTTGGGCATGAAGGGCGCGATGATCGCGGGCGCGATCGCAGAGGCGTCCGCATGA
- the nuoF gene encoding NADH-quinone oxidoreductase subunit NuoF has translation MGYPHKPHDRETTVLSQHFGDIGATTLEGWRKRGGYVALERALGMAPGDIVNIVKDSGLRGRGGAGFPTGVKWSFMKPGDGKPHYLCCNADESEPGTFKDREIMRWTPHALVEGCAIGAWAIGAETAYIYIRGEFTEPIERMEAAIKEAYAAGILGQDAMGTGKTVNVWVHRGAGAYICGEETALMNSLEGRRGNPRIKPPFPAVAGVFGQPTTINNVETLVAVPHVLNNGADWYKRFSRSDNPKSTGTKLYSVCGNIARPGNYEVPMGFPFRDFLYDLCGGPLPGRKFKAIIPGGISVPIQNLAEAEASLMDYEGFVAQGTMLGSGGVIVIDDAQNLVKFIARAARFFAHESCAQCTQCREGTAWTTKILERIAAGDGTSEDLDTLLEIADNMTGKTICVLSDSCGTPVVSGLKKFRNDFESLIKKKTHHLVPAVA, from the coding sequence ATGGGCTATCCCCACAAGCCGCACGATCGCGAGACGACGGTCCTGTCGCAGCATTTTGGCGACATAGGCGCGACCACTCTCGAAGGTTGGCGTAAGCGCGGCGGATACGTCGCGCTCGAGCGCGCGTTAGGCATGGCGCCTGGCGACATCGTGAATATCGTCAAGGACTCCGGACTCCGCGGTCGCGGCGGCGCCGGCTTCCCAACTGGCGTCAAGTGGTCGTTCATGAAGCCCGGCGATGGCAAGCCTCACTATCTGTGTTGCAACGCCGACGAATCGGAGCCCGGCACGTTCAAGGACCGCGAGATCATGCGGTGGACGCCGCACGCGCTCGTGGAAGGATGCGCGATCGGCGCGTGGGCAATCGGCGCGGAAACGGCGTACATCTACATTCGCGGCGAGTTCACCGAGCCGATCGAACGGATGGAAGCAGCAATCAAGGAGGCCTATGCCGCCGGTATCCTTGGACAAGACGCGATGGGGACGGGCAAAACAGTGAACGTGTGGGTCCACCGCGGCGCCGGTGCCTATATCTGCGGTGAAGAGACCGCTCTGATGAACTCGTTGGAAGGGCGCCGCGGGAATCCACGCATCAAGCCGCCATTCCCTGCGGTCGCAGGCGTCTTCGGGCAGCCGACGACGATCAACAACGTCGAAACGCTCGTTGCCGTTCCACATGTTCTCAACAACGGCGCCGACTGGTACAAGAGGTTTTCACGTTCCGACAACCCGAAATCGACCGGCACCAAGCTCTACTCGGTCTGTGGCAACATCGCGCGCCCGGGGAACTACGAGGTCCCGATGGGATTTCCGTTCAGGGATTTCTTGTACGATCTGTGCGGCGGCCCGCTGCCAGGGCGAAAGTTCAAAGCGATTATTCCAGGCGGCATCTCGGTGCCGATTCAGAACCTCGCCGAGGCGGAAGCGTCGCTCATGGACTACGAGGGCTTCGTCGCTCAAGGCACGATGCTCGGCTCCGGCGGCGTGATCGTCATCGACGACGCACAGAATCTCGTGAAGTTCATCGCGCGGGCGGCGCGCTTTTTCGCGCACGAGAGCTGTGCGCAGTGCACGCAGTGCCGCGAAGGCACCGCGTGGACGACGAAGATTCTCGAGCGCATCGCTGCGGGTGACGGGACGTCAGAAGATCTCGATACGCTGCTCGAGATAGCCGACAACATGACAGGCAAGACGATTTGCGTCTTGAGCGATTCGTGCGGGACGCCGGTGGTCTCGGGCCTGAAGAAATTCAGGAATGACTTCGAGTCGCTGATCAAGAAGAAGACTCATCATCTCGTGCCCGCCGTGGCTTGA
- a CDS encoding NAD(P)H-dependent oxidoreductase subunit E: protein MSIHEMGGVEAPADTVHGRHSSEPYKPVFVGTRKQELDELLTRYPSKMAALLPALWMVQHDRGWVSEEGMTEVAHLLELTPAYVKGVVTFYTMYHQHPVGKYFVQVCTTSPCQICGAEEVVDAFLRHTGCQELGVTSPDERFTVIEVECLGACGFATPVMVNEDFIESVTPEGVPELLSRYK from the coding sequence ATGAGTATTCACGAAATGGGCGGCGTCGAGGCCCCCGCGGATACCGTACACGGCCGTCATTCCAGCGAGCCATACAAGCCGGTCTTCGTCGGCACACGGAAGCAGGAGCTCGATGAGCTCCTCACGCGCTATCCGTCGAAGATGGCCGCGCTGCTTCCCGCGCTCTGGATGGTGCAGCACGATCGAGGCTGGGTGAGCGAGGAGGGGATGACGGAAGTTGCACACCTGCTCGAGCTCACGCCTGCTTACGTGAAGGGCGTCGTCACATTCTACACGATGTACCACCAGCATCCGGTCGGGAAATATTTCGTGCAGGTCTGCACGACCTCGCCCTGCCAGATCTGCGGCGCCGAAGAAGTCGTCGACGCCTTCCTGCGCCATACCGGCTGTCAGGAGCTCGGCGTCACGTCGCCTGACGAGCGTTTCACGGTCATCGAGGTCGAATGTCTCGGCGCATGCGGTTTCGCGACGCCGGTAATGGTCAATGAGGATTTCATCGAGTCGGTGACGCCGGAAGGTGTCCCCGAGCTCCTTTCGCGATACAAGTAA
- the nuoD gene encoding NADH dehydrogenase (quinone) subunit D, giving the protein MATTKRTVEVELSTSGVDAQGRPQRVPLVVDDGGSPVALEAPPSLEPDLTGEHMLINLGPQHPATHGVLRLVLELDGETVVRCIPHIGYLHCGFEKIGEYRQYNQIIPWTDREDYLNSPGNNVAFALGAERLFGIEITERCKVLRVMLMELSRIISHLVWLGTTCIDIGAFTPFLWSFEKREKIYELFESWIGARLTTTFTRVGGLGADIPDGWLENLRGFLTDFPKTVEEIDRVVTRNGIWVGRTIGLGVMSADEAVNYGLSGPMVRASGVAYDVRKDFPYLDYETYDFDVPVGTNGDVYDRYLVRMEELRQSTRILEQAIKRLPDGPVNIDDHRVILPPKSKATSDMESMIHHFKQVMEGPRPPIGESYVAVESPKGEKGYYMVSDGTSKPVRWRIRPPSFVNLSAIAKMVEGHLLSDVIAINASIDIVMGEIDR; this is encoded by the coding sequence ATGGCGACAACCAAACGCACGGTCGAAGTCGAGCTATCGACGAGCGGGGTGGACGCGCAGGGGCGGCCGCAGCGCGTGCCTCTCGTTGTCGATGATGGCGGCTCACCGGTCGCGCTCGAGGCACCGCCGTCGCTCGAGCCGGATCTCACTGGTGAGCACATGCTCATCAATCTCGGTCCACAGCATCCGGCGACGCACGGCGTGCTCCGCCTCGTGCTCGAGCTGGACGGCGAGACCGTCGTGCGGTGCATTCCGCACATCGGCTACCTGCACTGCGGCTTCGAGAAGATCGGCGAGTACCGCCAGTACAATCAGATCATCCCCTGGACCGATCGTGAGGATTATCTCAACTCACCCGGAAACAACGTTGCATTTGCGTTAGGCGCGGAGCGGCTCTTCGGGATCGAGATCACGGAACGCTGCAAGGTGCTGCGCGTGATGCTGATGGAGCTCTCGCGCATCATCTCACATCTCGTCTGGCTCGGAACGACCTGCATCGACATCGGCGCCTTCACGCCGTTCCTCTGGTCGTTCGAGAAACGCGAAAAGATCTACGAGCTGTTCGAGTCCTGGATCGGCGCGCGCCTGACGACGACGTTCACCCGCGTTGGGGGACTGGGCGCGGACATTCCCGATGGCTGGCTGGAGAATCTGCGCGGCTTCCTGACGGACTTCCCAAAGACCGTCGAGGAGATCGACCGCGTCGTCACCAGGAACGGGATTTGGGTCGGCCGCACGATCGGACTCGGGGTCATGAGCGCCGACGAAGCGGTGAACTACGGACTCTCCGGTCCGATGGTGCGCGCGTCCGGCGTCGCCTACGATGTACGCAAAGACTTCCCGTATCTCGATTACGAGACGTATGACTTCGATGTGCCGGTCGGCACGAACGGCGATGTCTACGATCGGTATCTCGTTCGCATGGAGGAGCTGCGTCAGTCGACGCGAATCCTCGAACAGGCGATCAAGCGATTACCCGATGGACCCGTCAACATCGACGATCATCGCGTGATTCTGCCGCCGAAGAGCAAGGCAACGAGCGACATGGAGTCGATGATCCATCATTTCAAGCAAGTGATGGAAGGTCCGCGTCCGCCGATCGGTGAGTCGTACGTCGCCGTCGAGAGCCCGAAGGGCGAGAAGGGCTACTATATGGTCTCCGACGGCACGTCGAAGCCGGTACGCTGGCGCATCCGTCCACCGTCCTTCGTGAATCTCTCGGCGATCGCGAAGATGGTCGAAGGGCATCTGTTGTCGGATGTGATCGCGATCAATGCGAGTATCGATATCGTGATGGGCGAGATCGATCGATGA
- a CDS encoding NADH-quinone oxidoreductase subunit C: MNKSFTPVVAGNALPSDAPAPATPKAIAQRGAAPNPSVEALKQRFGAAVQRVDVIWGETTVVVAGGQLLDIVRWLHDDPGQRYDYLSDVTAVEYRDLEEPIDVVWHLRSLPYRRFLRLKVKIAKGAALEVPSVWSVYRGADWLERECYDMFGIRFTGHPDLRRLLMWEQYKEGFPLRKDFPLRGRFSRSEQLRQALAANPEARYSKEELTIAQAFEDLPDDMRRRLSTGEKTGE; encoded by the coding sequence GTGAACAAGAGCTTCACTCCGGTGGTCGCGGGGAACGCGTTGCCAAGCGACGCACCAGCACCGGCGACGCCAAAGGCAATCGCGCAACGCGGCGCCGCGCCGAATCCAAGTGTCGAGGCATTGAAGCAGCGCTTCGGCGCGGCGGTGCAGCGCGTCGATGTCATCTGGGGCGAGACCACTGTCGTCGTCGCCGGCGGGCAATTGCTCGACATCGTCCGGTGGCTGCACGACGATCCCGGACAGCGCTACGACTACCTGTCAGATGTCACGGCGGTCGAGTATCGCGATCTCGAGGAGCCGATCGACGTCGTTTGGCATTTGCGTTCGCTTCCGTATCGCCGCTTTCTCCGGCTCAAGGTGAAGATCGCGAAGGGCGCCGCGCTCGAAGTGCCGAGCGTGTGGAGCGTGTATCGCGGTGCCGATTGGCTCGAGCGTGAATGCTACGACATGTTCGGGATCCGCTTCACGGGCCATCCGGATCTCCGGCGACTGTTGATGTGGGAGCAGTACAAGGAGGGGTTTCCGCTGCGGAAGGACTTTCCGCTGCGCGGGCGATTCAGTCGCTCGGAACAATTGCGGCAGGCGTTGGCCGCGAATCCGGAGGCGCGCTACTCGAAGGAGGAGTTGACGATCGCGCAAGCGTTCGAGGATCTACCTGACGACATGCGGCGCCGTCTGAGCACGGGCGAGAAGACGGGAGAGTAG
- the nuoB gene encoding NADH-quinone oxidoreductase subunit NuoB, giving the protein MGLSPRPDLSSTKVVGGGEPWMTTRLDFLVNWARANSLWPMPFGTACCAIEFMATAASRYDLARFGMERQSFSPRQADVLICAGRVPFKLAPVLRRIWQQMPQPKWSISMGACASSGGMFDNYAVVQGIDTIIPVDVYVPGCPPRPEGLLYGILLLQKKVMNERAKDKSLRNEMEPDPRSQLYIPASVIDEVSEPFGNSVHQTRSGL; this is encoded by the coding sequence ATGGGATTGAGCCCGCGACCAGACCTCAGCTCGACCAAGGTCGTCGGCGGTGGCGAGCCGTGGATGACCACGCGACTCGATTTCCTCGTGAACTGGGCACGCGCGAATTCGCTGTGGCCAATGCCTTTCGGCACCGCGTGTTGTGCGATCGAATTCATGGCGACGGCGGCGAGTCGTTACGATCTTGCGCGCTTCGGCATGGAGCGTCAGAGCTTCTCGCCTCGTCAGGCAGACGTGCTGATCTGCGCGGGGCGCGTGCCGTTCAAGCTCGCGCCAGTGTTACGGCGCATCTGGCAACAGATGCCGCAGCCCAAGTGGTCAATCTCGATGGGCGCGTGCGCATCGAGCGGCGGCATGTTCGACAACTATGCCGTGGTGCAGGGCATCGACACGATCATCCCGGTCGACGTGTACGTGCCGGGCTGCCCGCCACGACCGGAAGGATTGCTGTACGGCATCCTGCTCCTGCAGAAAAAGGTCATGAATGAGCGCGCGAAGGATAAATCATTGCGCAATGAGATGGAGCCGGATCCGCGCAGCCAACTCTACATCCCGGCGTCGGTGATCGACGAGGTGTCCGAGCCGTTCGGGAACTCGGTGCACCAAACGCGCTCCGGCCTGTGA
- a CDS encoding NADH-quinone oxidoreductase subunit A: protein MERAYVPVLLLLGFVVVNAILMLGVSALTLRARPTPVKQTAYESGIPPLGDARERFSVKFYMVAVLFIIFDIETVFMIPWGAYFWQLSCARPLAVGGTCPRGEVSLFGFTEMVVFIVILLVGFIYVWKKGALQWD from the coding sequence ATGGAACGCGCGTACGTGCCGGTTCTGCTGCTTCTCGGATTCGTGGTAGTCAATGCCATTTTGATGTTGGGCGTGTCCGCGCTGACATTGCGCGCGCGACCGACGCCCGTGAAGCAGACGGCGTACGAGTCCGGCATTCCGCCGCTCGGCGATGCGCGTGAGCGCTTCTCCGTGAAATTCTATATGGTGGCGGTGTTGTTCATCATCTTCGACATCGAGACCGTCTTCATGATTCCCTGGGGCGCGTACTTCTGGCAGCTCTCGTGCGCGCGTCCGCTCGCGGTCGGTGGGACCTGTCCGCGAGGAGAGGTCTCGTTGTTCGGTTTCACCGAGATGGTGGTGTTCATCGTGATCTTGCTCGTCGGGTTCATCTACGTGTGGAAGAAGGGAGCGCTGCAATGGGATTGA
- the dcd gene encoding dCTP deaminase, with product MSLMSDRWITRMAAEARMIEPFEQSQVRAGVISYGVSSYGYDMRVAREFRIFTNVLNSIVDPKAFDPKSFVEFEGDVCIVPPNSFALARSVEYFRIPRNVLTVTVGKSTYARCGIITNVTPFEPEWEGYVTLEISNTTPLPAKIYANEGIAQVLFFRGDEEPAVSYKDKKGKYQGQQGVTLPKL from the coding sequence ATGTCTCTCATGTCTGACCGCTGGATCACGCGCATGGCCGCCGAGGCGCGCATGATCGAGCCCTTCGAGCAGAGTCAGGTTCGCGCCGGAGTCATCTCGTATGGCGTGAGCTCCTACGGCTACGACATGCGCGTCGCGCGCGAGTTCCGGATCTTCACGAACGTGCTCAACTCGATCGTCGATCCGAAGGCGTTCGATCCCAAATCGTTCGTCGAGTTCGAGGGGGACGTGTGCATCGTGCCGCCCAATTCCTTCGCGCTTGCTCGCTCGGTGGAGTATTTCCGCATCCCGCGGAACGTGCTCACGGTCACGGTTGGCAAGTCGACCTACGCGCGTTGTGGCATCATCACCAACGTCACGCCGTTCGAGCCCGAGTGGGAAGGCTACGTCACGCTCGAGATCTCGAACACGACTCCGCTCCCGGCGAAGATCTACGCGAACGAGGGCATCGCGCAGGTGCTCTTCTTCCGCGGCGACGAAGAGCCCGCCGTGTCGTACAAGGACAAGAAAGGCAAATACCAGGGGCAGCAAGGGGTGACGCTGCCGAAGTTGTGA
- a CDS encoding succinate dehydrogenase/fumarate reductase iron-sulfur subunit, whose product MNLELHVWRQATADAKGSFVTYQASDIRPDMSFLEMLDVVNEGLVASGKEPIAFDHDCREGICGSCGMVINGVAHGPMKATATCQLHMRHFNDRDVVWIEPWRARAFPVVKDLVVNRGALDRIVAAGGFISVNTGSAPEANSLPVAKQDANDAMDAAACIGCGACVAACPNGSASLFTAAKISHLGLLPHGQPERNRRALRMVAQMDVEGFGHCTLFGECQEACPKEISIDTIARMNRDYLRASVMHRAEKAAAGMG is encoded by the coding sequence ATGAATCTTGAACTGCACGTTTGGCGACAGGCGACGGCCGACGCGAAGGGCTCTTTTGTCACGTACCAGGCGAGTGACATCCGTCCCGACATGTCGTTCCTCGAGATGCTCGATGTCGTGAACGAGGGGCTCGTGGCGAGTGGGAAGGAGCCGATCGCGTTCGATCATGATTGTCGCGAGGGCATTTGTGGCTCGTGTGGCATGGTGATCAACGGCGTGGCGCACGGGCCGATGAAAGCGACGGCGACCTGTCAGCTGCATATGCGCCACTTCAACGACCGCGACGTCGTCTGGATCGAGCCTTGGCGCGCACGAGCGTTTCCCGTCGTGAAGGATCTGGTCGTGAACCGCGGCGCGCTCGATCGCATCGTTGCGGCCGGCGGTTTCATCAGTGTGAATACGGGAAGCGCGCCCGAAGCCAACTCCCTGCCGGTCGCGAAGCAGGATGCCAACGACGCAATGGACGCCGCCGCGTGCATCGGCTGCGGCGCGTGCGTCGCGGCATGTCCGAACGGATCGGCCTCACTCTTCACGGCGGCCAAGATCTCGCACCTTGGGCTCTTGCCACATGGTCAGCCGGAGCGAAATCGACGTGCGCTGAGGATGGTTGCCCAAATGGACGTCGAAGGATTCGGACATTGCACGCTCTTTGGCGAATGCCAGGAGGCCTGCCCGAAGGAGATCAGCATCGACACCATCGCGCGAATGAATCGGGATTATCTCCGTGCCAGCGTTATGCACCGCGCTGAAAAGGCAGCGGCCGGTATGGGCTAA
- a CDS encoding fumarate reductase/succinate dehydrogenase flavoprotein subunit, protein MELRARIPSGPLERKWEKHCFDMKLVNPANKRRHTVIVVGTGLAGGAAAASLSELGYRVKAFCFQDSPRRAHSIAAQGGINAAKNYQNDGDSVYRLFYDTIKGGDFRSREANVYRLAELSVRIIDQCVAQGVPFAREYGGLLANRSFGGAQVSRTFYARGQTGQQLLLGCYQALEKEIAKGNVTMHPRTEMLDVIVVNGKARGIVTRNMVTGAIEAHLADAVILGTGGYGNVFYLSTNAKGSNATAIWRAYRRGAAFANPCYTQIHPTCIPVAGDYQSKLTLMSESLRNDGRVWVPKRSGDNRAPNEIAEGDRDYYLERKYPSFGNLSPRDIASRAAKEVCDEGRGVGPGGRGVYLDFGDAIKRLGADRIAERYGNLFEMYERITDENPYRVPMRIYPAVHYTMGGLWVDYNLMSTIPGLHVIGEANFSDHGANRLGASALMQGLADGYFVIPLTIGDYLASSRPEAIADDHPDVRATIESVRERTNRLTSIRGARSATSFHRELGKIVWEYCGMARSAEGLKKALQLIPALREEFWSDLLVPGTGQELNQELERAGRVADFLELAELMCIDALQREESCGAHFRIEHQTPDGEALRHDDKFAYVAAWEFAGENRPPILHKEPLLFENVALATRSYR, encoded by the coding sequence ATGGAGCTGCGCGCACGCATCCCGTCGGGACCGCTGGAACGCAAGTGGGAGAAACACTGCTTCGACATGAAGCTGGTGAATCCCGCGAACAAGCGCCGCCACACGGTCATCGTCGTCGGCACTGGTTTGGCCGGCGGCGCCGCGGCCGCGTCGCTCAGTGAGCTGGGTTATCGCGTCAAGGCCTTCTGTTTCCAGGATTCGCCTCGCCGAGCTCACAGCATTGCCGCGCAGGGCGGTATCAACGCTGCGAAGAACTACCAGAACGACGGCGACAGCGTTTACCGCCTCTTCTACGATACGATCAAGGGTGGCGACTTCCGCTCGCGCGAGGCGAACGTCTATCGGCTAGCCGAACTGAGCGTTCGCATAATCGACCAGTGCGTCGCGCAGGGCGTCCCCTTCGCACGCGAGTACGGCGGGTTGCTCGCCAATCGATCCTTTGGCGGCGCGCAGGTTTCGCGGACGTTTTACGCGCGAGGGCAGACCGGCCAGCAACTGTTGCTCGGTTGCTACCAGGCGCTCGAGAAGGAAATCGCGAAGGGCAACGTGACCATGCATCCGCGCACTGAGATGCTCGATGTCATCGTCGTGAATGGCAAGGCGCGCGGGATCGTGACGCGGAACATGGTGACGGGCGCGATCGAGGCCCATCTCGCTGACGCCGTGATCCTCGGGACGGGCGGCTACGGCAACGTCTTCTATCTGTCGACGAACGCGAAGGGATCGAATGCGACAGCGATCTGGCGTGCGTATCGCCGCGGCGCAGCCTTCGCCAATCCGTGCTACACGCAGATCCACCCCACGTGCATCCCCGTTGCCGGAGACTATCAGTCGAAGCTCACCCTGATGAGCGAGTCGCTCCGCAACGATGGTCGCGTCTGGGTACCGAAGCGAAGCGGGGACAACCGCGCACCCAACGAGATAGCGGAGGGCGACCGGGACTATTACCTCGAGCGCAAATACCCGAGCTTCGGCAATCTGTCGCCCCGTGATATCGCCTCACGCGCCGCGAAGGAAGTCTGCGACGAGGGACGCGGGGTCGGGCCCGGCGGCCGCGGGGTCTATCTCGACTTCGGCGACGCGATCAAGCGGCTCGGCGCCGACCGCATCGCGGAGCGCTACGGTAATCTGTTCGAGATGTACGAACGTATCACGGACGAGAATCCGTATCGCGTCCCGATGCGCATCTATCCCGCGGTCCACTACACCATGGGCGGACTGTGGGTCGATTACAACTTGATGTCCACGATCCCCGGCCTCCACGTCATCGGGGAAGCAAACTTCTCCGATCACGGCGCGAATCGTCTCGGCGCCAGCGCACTGATGCAAGGATTAGCGGATGGCTACTTCGTCATTCCGCTCACGATCGGCGATTATCTCGCGTCGTCGCGACCCGAGGCGATTGCGGACGATCATCCGGACGTGCGGGCGACGATTGAGTCGGTGCGGGAGCGGACGAATCGCCTAACGTCGATCCGTGGAGCGCGCTCGGCGACGTCGTTCCACCGCGAGCTGGGAAAGATCGTGTGGGAGTATTGCGGCATGGCACGTAGCGCGGAGGGACTCAAGAAGGCGCTGCAGCTCATTCCGGCGCTGCGGGAAGAGTTCTGGAGCGATCTGCTTGTCCCCGGTACTGGCCAGGAGCTCAATCAAGAGCTCGAGCGTGCCGGTCGCGTCGCCGACTTTCTCGAGCTCGCGGAGCTGATGTGCATCGACGCGCTGCAACGCGAGGAGTCATGCGGCGCGCACTTTCGCATCGAGCATCAGACTCCGGACGGCGAAGCGCTGCGTCACGATGACAAATTCGCTTACGTCGCCGCGTGGGAATTTGCAGGGGAGAACAGACCGCCAATCCTGCACAAGGAGCCGCTATTGTTCGAGAACGTGGCGTTGGCAACGCGAAGTTACCGGTAG